GGCATCGTCTGGGCGGGCAGCCCCAGCCACCGCAACGATCGCAACCGCTCCTGCGCATTACGTGAGTTCCTGCCGGTGCTAAGCACACGGGATACCGCCTTCTACAGTCTGCAAAGAGGCGAGGCCAGCCGTCAGCTTGCCGAGCTGCCGCCGCAGATCAAGCTCACTGATTTCGAAGGGCATTTGCGCGACTTAGGCGATCGCGCGTTGCTGCTCATGCAGATGGACCTGGTGATAAGCGTGGACACCTCGGTTGCGCACCTGGCCGGAGCCTTAGGCAAACCGGTGTGGACGCTGCTCGCCTACGTGCCGGACTGGCGCTGGGGGCTGGAAGGCGAGACGACACCCTGGTACCCGACGATGCGCCTGTTTCGCCAGACTCAACCCGGCGACTGGCCGAACTTGATGCAGCGGGTCGCGCAAGAACTCTCAGTATGGCAAAAGCCGTAGATCCAATGTTCTTTAGGCTCAGGTAGCCTCCCCCCAAGCGGGAAACGAACTCAAACCTGATCTTGATGCCCGCGCGCGACCGGAGCAGTATCGAAGGGAGGAAAGCCCAAGATACGTCGTCGGACGGCACCAGACCCACTCCGCCCGCGTCTATCCTGAATCCAACCCGCGGCAACAATGGCGGCTTGACCCACACGCATGCGCTGGTCCCCGCAAGCCCGGCCATCGATGCGGTGAGCACGGGTGGTCCGCTCCAAAAGACAGATCAGCGCGGGGTGCCAAGACCGCTGGACGGCAACAATGACGGTACCGCCCAGTCGGTGCCTTCGAACTGGTGCGTCCCGGCGCCGTGACCTGCGATGGTCTGCCGGCCACCCGGGTCGGCACATCCGCCAGCCAGACTATTAACGGCACCCCCGGCCCGGACGTGATCCAGGCCTTGGGCGGCAATGATCTCATTCGGGGCCTGGCCGGCAACGATGTCGTCTGCGGCGGGTCCGGTAACGATCGGCTGTTCGGTGGGCTCGGGCGAGGATCGCTTGTTCGGTGAGGCGGGTAGCGACCAACTGAACGGCGAGCTCGATTTCGACCGCTGCGACGGCGGCACGCCCGCCACCGGCGATACAGCCACTAACTGCGAGCAAGTGAGCAATGTGCCGTAGATTCGCAGGTCGGGAAAAATTCTCCGGGGAGAATTGGACAAGCTGAGCTCGCCCGCCTATTTCGTCACAGATCCGCCAGGAGCGATTTGGACTGCCCTTGGCGATGACGTAGCCGAGCTGATAATGATCCGGCCGCTCCAGAATCGCGAGGATATGCCCGCCACCGATCCGGCCGCCAAACGCCAGCGTGTCGCCCGGACGTTTCGGCATGCGCAGCCACAGCACGTCC
The sequence above is a segment of the Gammaproteobacteria bacterium genome. Coding sequences within it:
- a CDS encoding TIGR03032 family protein, encoding GIVWAGSPSHRNDRNRSCALREFLPVLSTRDTAFYSLQRGEASRQLAELPPQIKLTDFEGHLRDLGDRALLLMQMDLVISVDTSVAHLAGALGKPVWTLLAYVPDWRWGLEGETTPWYPTMRLFRQTQPGDWPNLMQRVAQELSVWQKP